The following proteins are encoded in a genomic region of Reichenbachiella sp.:
- a CDS encoding efflux RND transporter periplasmic adaptor subunit — MKNSFKYIKSIFIHTLLALVVIACESQSKVEQEAQHHEEENEVELTQAQYDQAKLELGSIKKRNIGSELQVNGMIDVPPQSNISINMPYGGFIKFIDMLPGTKVRKGQLLAVIENPEFIQYQQDYLEGLANQEYLKAEFDRQQKLYNEKVASGKSFQQAKSSYLANEARIKSMVARLKLIGLNTTSIRNGKVSTSVNIYAPVSGYVREVYTNIGKFINPKDVIMDITNADDLHVELTVYENDIPKVKDGQRIRFSLANTPDQWREAEVFLIGRGVREDRSVTVHGHLKEKYENLLPGMYVSAKIETDMQEVWAVPEQAVVRFGGKHFIFAYTETSKKGDEKIHSFDMLEVVVGNTEDGFAQVELINSSLGYNEVKLVTKGAFTLLAKAKNTEEEGGGHGH, encoded by the coding sequence ATGAAAAATTCATTTAAGTATATCAAAAGCATATTTATCCATACTTTATTGGCATTGGTAGTAATTGCCTGTGAGTCTCAATCAAAAGTAGAGCAAGAAGCTCAACATCATGAGGAAGAAAATGAAGTAGAACTTACTCAGGCACAATATGATCAGGCAAAGTTAGAGTTAGGGTCGATTAAAAAAAGAAATATTGGATCTGAATTACAGGTGAATGGAATGATAGACGTTCCCCCTCAGAGCAATATTTCAATTAATATGCCCTATGGTGGCTTCATAAAGTTTATTGATATGTTGCCTGGTACAAAGGTAAGAAAGGGACAGTTGTTAGCTGTAATAGAAAACCCTGAATTTATTCAGTATCAACAAGACTATCTGGAAGGCTTAGCTAATCAAGAGTATTTGAAGGCAGAATTTGACCGTCAACAAAAGTTGTACAACGAAAAGGTAGCTTCAGGAAAATCATTTCAACAGGCCAAGAGTTCCTATTTAGCTAATGAAGCTCGAATCAAATCGATGGTAGCTAGACTGAAACTCATCGGGTTAAACACAACAAGTATCCGTAATGGAAAGGTTTCTACCTCAGTGAATATTTATGCTCCTGTATCCGGATATGTAAGAGAGGTGTATACCAATATTGGTAAATTCATCAATCCCAAGGATGTGATCATGGATATAACTAATGCTGACGATCTTCATGTAGAACTAACAGTCTATGAAAATGATATTCCTAAGGTTAAAGATGGTCAACGCATTCGTTTTTCTCTGGCAAACACACCAGATCAATGGCGTGAGGCAGAAGTCTTTTTAATTGGAAGAGGTGTTCGCGAAGATCGTTCTGTAACCGTACACGGACATCTGAAAGAGAAATATGAAAATTTACTTCCAGGAATGTACGTTTCGGCCAAAATTGAGACGGACATGCAAGAAGTGTGGGCTGTGCCTGAACAAGCCGTTGTTCGTTTTGGTGGCAAGCACTTCATTTTTGCATATACTGAAACGTCCAAAAAAGGAGATGAAAAAATTCATTCTTTTGACATGTTGGAAGTTGTTGTTGGTAATACTGAAGATGGCTTTGCGCAAGTTGAACTAATAAATAGTTCGTTGGGATACAACGAGGTAAAGCTGGTTACAAAAGGTGCTTTCACGCTGTTGGCAAAGGCCAAAAATACTGAAGAAGAGGGTGGTGGTCACGGACATTAA